The following coding sequences are from one Brooklawnia cerclae window:
- a CDS encoding ABC transporter substrate-binding protein, whose protein sequence is MISHKTLRRGAGAVAALTMAFAFTACGNGGGSGSDESSSGDLTTIGFVAVGPEGDWRNANEQNIQDTFTADAGFDLKYAPAEDLDQASQIEAFDSFVDEGVDVILLSATEATGWEDSLERAKEAEIPVILLDRGIEPDDTSLYVTRIAPDNVAVSESVADWAVSEFPDGANYYVLEGPAGVSVVNERNEGWDSVMDSQTAFSKVGAQTANWSAEEAKSVVETVLKANNNDIQLIFAQNDEMGLGAVQAVQEAGLTPGEDVKIATIDGTKGALEALADGELSFVAEYNPLFGDIALDVVEKTLAGESVDSYIRVDSTTFDSPEAADKALPDRKY, encoded by the coding sequence ATGATCTCTCACAAGACATTGCGTCGCGGCGCCGGGGCCGTAGCCGCCCTCACCATGGCCTTCGCGTTCACCGCTTGCGGTAACGGCGGCGGCAGTGGCTCCGACGAATCGAGCAGTGGCGACCTGACCACCATCGGATTCGTCGCCGTCGGCCCGGAAGGCGACTGGCGCAACGCCAACGAACAGAACATCCAGGACACCTTCACGGCCGACGCGGGCTTCGACCTGAAGTACGCGCCCGCAGAAGACCTCGACCAGGCCTCGCAGATCGAGGCGTTCGACTCGTTCGTCGACGAGGGCGTGGATGTCATCCTGCTCTCCGCGACCGAGGCGACCGGCTGGGAGGACTCCCTCGAACGCGCCAAGGAGGCCGAGATCCCGGTGATCCTGCTCGATCGCGGCATCGAACCCGACGACACCAGCTTGTACGTCACTCGCATCGCTCCCGACAACGTCGCCGTCTCCGAGTCGGTCGCCGACTGGGCCGTGTCGGAGTTCCCCGACGGGGCGAACTACTACGTGCTGGAGGGACCGGCCGGCGTCTCGGTGGTCAACGAGCGCAACGAGGGCTGGGACTCCGTGATGGACTCGCAGACGGCGTTCTCGAAGGTCGGCGCGCAGACCGCCAACTGGTCGGCCGAAGAAGCCAAGAGCGTTGTCGAGACCGTGCTCAAGGCGAACAACAACGACATCCAGCTCATCTTCGCCCAGAACGACGAGATGGGCCTGGGGGCTGTGCAAGCCGTCCAGGAGGCGGGTCTCACCCCGGGTGAGGACGTGAAGATCGCCACCATCGACGGGACGAAGGGAGCCCTCGAGGCCCTCGCCGACGGCGAACTCAGCTTCGTGGCCGAGTACAACCCGCTGTTCGGCGACATCGCTCTCGACGTCGTCGAGAAGACCCTGGCCGGCGAGTCGGTCGATTCCTACATCCGTGTCGACTCGACCACGTTCGATTCGCCGGAAGCTGCCGACAAGGCCCTGCCCGACCGCAAGTACTGA
- a CDS encoding chloride channel protein, translating to MIGANLGSAWKSLGERVVQLFASKRWRVARNGVLAGLLGGALSSAYRVGIAVSSDVAHRIYAYLGERPGFVALWAVAALAATVVVWRLLQWEPMSSGSGIPQVKGILNGVMTMRPVPVVVARFLGGTTGSLFGLSLGREGPSIHIGAAVGQMLSAPLKATPEEERHLLTSGASAGLSAAFNAPVSGMLFGIEGLHRSFSPLVIASASTGALAADAVSRLAFGPHPILQFGQVEELALPLLWVVIPLGVLTGLAGALVNRLLLGAQTWMARFPGPARIPVALLLALPCGLWLPQVLGGGEDLIGWAEFEATGIGLVLLLLAVKMAFTATSFGCGIPGGIFMPILAIGTLTGSAYALMTQYAGLPVQYQSILAVCGMAGVLAASVRTPLTSILLTAEMTGSLAHLLPVAIVVIIAVFTADALRVPPIYEALLNRALDRTR from the coding sequence GTGATCGGCGCAAACCTCGGGTCGGCCTGGAAGTCGCTCGGCGAACGAGTCGTGCAGTTGTTCGCCTCGAAACGCTGGAGAGTTGCCCGCAACGGTGTCCTGGCGGGTCTCCTGGGCGGGGCCCTCAGCAGCGCATACCGGGTGGGTATCGCCGTGAGCAGCGATGTCGCGCACCGGATCTACGCATATCTGGGCGAGCGTCCCGGCTTCGTCGCACTGTGGGCCGTGGCGGCGCTGGCGGCCACCGTGGTCGTATGGCGATTGCTGCAATGGGAGCCCATGTCGTCGGGATCGGGGATTCCCCAGGTCAAGGGCATACTCAACGGCGTCATGACCATGCGCCCCGTGCCCGTGGTCGTCGCACGATTCCTCGGGGGGACGACCGGATCGCTCTTCGGCCTCTCGCTCGGACGCGAGGGGCCGTCGATCCACATCGGAGCGGCCGTCGGGCAGATGCTCTCCGCACCCCTGAAGGCGACGCCCGAGGAGGAACGTCACCTTCTCACCAGCGGCGCGTCCGCCGGCCTGTCGGCCGCCTTCAACGCCCCGGTTTCCGGGATGCTGTTCGGCATCGAGGGTCTGCACCGCAGTTTCTCCCCGCTCGTGATCGCCTCGGCCTCGACAGGGGCTCTCGCCGCGGACGCGGTCTCGCGCCTGGCCTTCGGCCCTCATCCCATCCTGCAGTTCGGCCAGGTCGAGGAACTGGCCCTTCCGCTTCTCTGGGTGGTGATACCCCTCGGTGTCCTGACGGGTCTGGCCGGTGCGCTGGTGAACCGGTTGCTCCTTGGGGCCCAGACGTGGATGGCCCGGTTCCCCGGCCCCGCACGCATACCCGTCGCGCTTCTCCTCGCCCTGCCGTGCGGGCTGTGGCTTCCCCAGGTGCTCGGCGGCGGGGAGGACCTCATCGGCTGGGCCGAGTTCGAGGCAACAGGGATCGGGCTGGTTCTCCTGCTCCTCGCCGTGAAGATGGCATTCACGGCGACCAGTTTCGGCTGCGGTATCCCCGGTGGCATCTTCATGCCGATCCTCGCCATCGGCACCCTGACCGGCTCCGCCTATGCGCTCATGACGCAGTACGCAGGGCTCCCGGTGCAGTATCAGTCGATTCTGGCCGTCTGCGGCATGGCCGGCGTCCTGGCGGCCAGCGTGCGCACTCCCCTGACATCGATCCTTCTCACCGCGGAGATGACCGGGAGCCTCGCCCACCTCCTGCCGGTCGCCATCGTGGTGATCATCGCCGTCTTCACGGCCGATGCGCTACGCGTCCCGCCCATCTACGAGGCTCTGCTCAACCGAGCTCTCGATCGCACGCGGTGA
- a CDS encoding ABC transporter permease subunit: MSAVAVHPGTTGTSAWDSIKRFLDAKAMLLPTFAALVIFVGMLVYGQAEYGLLVSGGSMQWGTISNLLLNNAHMIILAVGMTFVILTGGIDLSVGAVIAFSSLAGVMLTNAGLNGWLAMIVMVLVGTLFGLFSGVLIQYFNFQPFIATLATMFLARGLASMLSTDPQRVDADSPIKLVSADIKLIDGPKVNDLIVTPGVLAAILVVALGFWVLHRTRTGRTVYAIGGSETSAALMGLPVVRTKLFIYTMSGTMAGLAGLVYTAELGKAQNITGTGWELDAIAATVIGGTLLTGAFGYVLGSVVGALVLGLMTVLITRNGAIPSEWTTIITGAILLVFVLLQRAITLRRK, encoded by the coding sequence ATGAGCGCGGTTGCCGTGCATCCCGGGACGACCGGGACGAGTGCGTGGGATTCGATCAAGCGGTTCCTCGACGCGAAGGCGATGCTGTTACCCACATTCGCCGCGCTGGTGATCTTCGTCGGGATGCTCGTCTACGGCCAGGCCGAATACGGGCTGCTCGTCTCAGGCGGCTCGATGCAGTGGGGAACCATCTCGAACCTGCTGCTCAACAACGCCCACATGATCATCCTCGCTGTGGGAATGACATTCGTGATCCTCACCGGAGGCATCGACCTGTCCGTCGGCGCAGTGATCGCCTTCTCCTCACTGGCAGGGGTGATGCTCACCAACGCCGGCCTCAACGGTTGGCTCGCGATGATCGTCATGGTGCTCGTCGGCACGCTGTTCGGCCTGTTCTCCGGTGTGCTGATCCAGTACTTCAACTTCCAGCCGTTCATCGCCACGCTGGCGACCATGTTCCTGGCGCGCGGCCTGGCGTCGATGCTCAGCACCGATCCCCAACGCGTGGACGCCGACTCGCCGATCAAGCTCGTGTCGGCCGACATCAAGCTCATCGACGGGCCGAAGGTCAACGACCTGATCGTCACACCCGGAGTGCTCGCCGCGATCCTCGTGGTCGCGCTGGGATTCTGGGTGTTGCACCGCACCCGCACCGGCCGGACGGTGTACGCGATCGGCGGTTCGGAAACCTCCGCGGCACTCATGGGCCTACCCGTGGTCCGCACAAAACTGTTCATCTACACGATGAGCGGCACCATGGCCGGCCTTGCCGGGCTGGTCTACACCGCCGAACTCGGCAAGGCACAGAACATCACCGGGACGGGATGGGAGCTCGACGCGATCGCGGCCACGGTGATCGGTGGCACGCTGCTCACCGGGGCCTTCGGGTACGTCCTCGGGTCGGTCGTCGGCGCGCTGGTTCTCGGGCTGATGACCGTGCTCATCACCCGCAACGGCGCGATCCCCTCGGAGTGGACGACCATCATCACCGGCGCGATCCTGCTGGTGTTCGTCCTGCTCCAGCGAGCCATCACGTTGCGGAGGAAATAG
- a CDS encoding sugar ABC transporter ATP-binding protein produces the protein MTGTSPIVEMTGISIEFPGVKALDGVDFRLFPGEVHSLMGENGAGKSTLIKALTGVYKIDSGTIRVQGTQRRFGGTADAQQAGISTVYQEVNLCTNLSIGENVMLGHEVHGRFGINWKATYQRAADALGRLGLSYLDPTRPLSAISIALQQIVAISRAMVAESKVLILDEPTSSLDANEVEGLFAVVRSLRDQGVAILFVSHFLDQVYAISDRMTVLRNGQYVGEYLTSELDRRSLIEKMIGKDLSTLESLGSGREHGVHAADATPVLTARGLERRGSIEATDIDLYRGEVLGIAGLLGSGRTELARLLYGADKAEAGSVDVDGKEVTLSSPVVGLDNRIAFSTENRRDEGIVGDLTVRENLVLAVQAKRGWMRPLSRKQQDEIVGRYMTALGVRPNDPERPIKNLSGGNQQKVLLGRWLATRPEVLILDEPTRGIDVGAKAEIQEHVVRLADDGVSVVFISSELEEVVRLSDRIVVLKDHQKIAELDNGPEVTASSIVDIIATYQTPPRPEDGPAEADGTEPAA, from the coding sequence ATGACTGGTACATCGCCGATCGTCGAGATGACCGGAATCTCGATCGAGTTCCCAGGCGTCAAGGCACTCGACGGCGTCGACTTCCGGCTCTTCCCCGGCGAGGTGCACAGCCTCATGGGCGAGAACGGGGCAGGCAAGTCAACTCTCATCAAGGCGCTCACGGGCGTCTACAAGATCGATTCCGGCACCATCCGCGTGCAGGGCACCCAGCGCCGCTTCGGTGGCACCGCCGACGCTCAGCAGGCCGGCATCTCGACGGTGTACCAGGAGGTCAACCTGTGCACCAACCTCTCCATCGGAGAGAACGTCATGCTCGGCCATGAGGTGCACGGCCGGTTCGGGATCAACTGGAAAGCCACCTACCAGCGCGCGGCCGACGCTCTGGGGCGTCTCGGGCTCAGCTATCTCGACCCGACCCGGCCGCTGTCCGCCATCTCCATCGCGTTGCAGCAGATCGTGGCCATCAGCCGCGCGATGGTCGCCGAGTCGAAGGTGCTCATCCTGGACGAGCCGACGTCCTCACTGGACGCCAACGAGGTCGAGGGGCTCTTCGCGGTCGTGCGCAGCCTGCGCGACCAGGGTGTGGCCATCCTGTTCGTCTCACACTTCCTCGATCAGGTGTACGCCATCAGCGACCGTATGACCGTCTTGCGCAACGGTCAGTACGTCGGCGAATACCTGACCAGCGAACTCGACCGGCGCTCCCTGATCGAGAAGATGATCGGCAAGGATCTCTCGACGCTCGAGTCGTTGGGCAGCGGACGCGAGCACGGTGTACACGCGGCCGACGCAACCCCGGTGCTCACCGCCCGGGGTCTCGAACGGCGCGGTTCGATCGAGGCGACCGATATCGACCTCTACCGGGGTGAGGTGCTCGGGATCGCGGGGCTCCTCGGCTCCGGGCGGACCGAGCTGGCACGCCTGCTCTACGGCGCGGACAAGGCGGAAGCCGGATCGGTCGACGTCGACGGCAAGGAAGTGACGCTGTCGAGCCCGGTGGTCGGGTTGGACAACCGGATCGCCTTCTCGACCGAGAACCGACGCGACGAGGGCATCGTCGGCGACCTGACGGTTCGGGAGAACCTCGTCCTGGCGGTGCAGGCCAAGCGCGGCTGGATGCGCCCGCTGTCCCGCAAGCAACAGGACGAGATCGTCGGACGCTACATGACCGCCCTCGGCGTCCGGCCGAACGATCCCGAACGGCCGATCAAGAACCTCTCCGGAGGTAACCAACAGAAGGTGCTGCTCGGCCGCTGGCTGGCGACCCGCCCCGAGGTGCTCATCCTCGACGAACCCACCCGCGGCATCGACGTCGGGGCGAAGGCGGAGATCCAGGAGCACGTGGTGCGCCTGGCCGACGACGGCGTCAGCGTCGTGTTCATCTCGTCGGAACTCGAGGAGGTGGTTCGCCTGTCCGACCGGATCGTCGTCCTCAAGGACCACCAGAAGATAGCCGAACTCGACAACGGCCCCGAGGTCACGGCGTCCAGCATCGTCGACATCATCGCGACCTATCAGACCCCGCCGAGGCCCGAGGACGGGCCCGCCGAGGCAGACGGAACGGAGCCAGCCGCATGA
- the poxB gene encoding ubiquinone-dependent pyruvate dehydrogenase — MVTVAKNMVDTLAASGVKRVYGIPGDSLNGFTDALRGSGIEWVHVRHEEAAAFAAGAEAALTGELAVCVGSCGPGNLHLINGLFDAQRSRVPVLAIAAHIPTSEIGSGYFQETHPQELFRECSVYVEYAADPVQMPRVLRTAMQAALAQRGVAVVVIPGDVALADAQDATITPVRAATPKVLPSSDELREAASLLDKAKKVTILAGAGTEGAHDQVIALADALAAPIVHTLRSKQFVEYDNPFDVGMTGLLGFASGYRAMENCDTLLMLGTDFPYRPFLPDQAAVIQVDLRGEHLGRRVPLKLGLIGDVGDTAEALLPLLTRHTDRSHLDDSLAHYAKTRTKLDDLATPRKGKQALHPQYIAKLLDEVAADDAVFIPDVGSPVIWAARYLKMNGKRKLIGSFIHGSMANALPQAVGAASAFPGRQVVALSGDGGVEMLLGELLTLTQNKLPVKVVVFNNSSLNFVELEMKASGFVTHTTDLENPSLAGIAKAAGLKGFRVEKSDDLQAVLKEAFAYDGPALIDIVTERQELTIPPSVKLDQAKGFALYAMRTLLSGRGDELVDLTRANLHQVF; from the coding sequence ATGGTCACAGTAGCCAAGAACATGGTCGACACCCTCGCGGCGAGCGGGGTCAAACGCGTCTACGGGATTCCCGGCGACTCCCTCAACGGCTTCACCGATGCTCTGCGAGGCTCCGGAATCGAGTGGGTCCACGTCCGGCACGAGGAGGCGGCGGCCTTCGCCGCGGGCGCTGAGGCCGCTCTGACCGGCGAACTCGCGGTCTGCGTCGGCAGCTGTGGCCCGGGCAACCTGCACCTGATCAACGGCCTGTTCGATGCCCAGCGATCCAGGGTGCCGGTGCTGGCCATCGCGGCCCACATCCCGACCTCCGAGATCGGCAGTGGCTACTTCCAGGAGACCCACCCGCAAGAGCTGTTCCGGGAGTGCTCGGTGTATGTCGAGTACGCGGCCGACCCCGTCCAGATGCCCCGGGTCCTGCGGACCGCGATGCAGGCCGCCCTGGCTCAGCGCGGCGTCGCGGTCGTGGTCATCCCCGGAGACGTGGCTCTCGCGGACGCACAGGACGCCACAATCACCCCGGTTCGTGCCGCGACCCCCAAGGTGCTCCCGTCGAGCGACGAACTGCGCGAGGCCGCGTCCCTGCTCGACAAGGCCAAGAAGGTGACGATCCTCGCCGGGGCCGGCACCGAGGGTGCCCACGACCAGGTGATCGCGCTGGCCGATGCGCTGGCCGCCCCGATCGTCCACACTCTGCGCAGCAAGCAGTTCGTCGAGTACGACAACCCGTTCGATGTCGGCATGACCGGGCTGTTGGGATTCGCCTCGGGCTACCGGGCGATGGAAAACTGTGACACCCTGCTCATGCTCGGCACCGATTTCCCCTACCGCCCCTTCCTGCCGGATCAGGCGGCCGTGATCCAGGTGGACCTGCGCGGGGAGCACCTCGGCCGGCGCGTCCCCCTCAAGCTCGGCCTGATCGGGGACGTCGGTGACACCGCGGAGGCCCTGCTTCCGCTGCTCACCCGGCACACCGACCGGTCGCACCTGGACGATTCGCTGGCCCACTACGCCAAGACCCGTACCAAGCTGGACGACCTGGCCACCCCGCGCAAGGGCAAGCAGGCGCTGCATCCGCAGTACATCGCGAAGCTGCTCGACGAGGTCGCCGCCGACGATGCCGTCTTCATCCCGGACGTCGGCTCCCCGGTGATCTGGGCAGCGCGTTACCTGAAGATGAACGGGAAGCGCAAGCTCATCGGCTCGTTCATCCATGGCTCGATGGCCAACGCCTTGCCGCAGGCCGTGGGCGCTGCCTCGGCCTTCCCCGGACGTCAGGTCGTCGCTCTGTCGGGGGACGGCGGAGTCGAGATGCTGCTGGGCGAACTGTTGACCCTCACCCAGAACAAGCTTCCCGTGAAGGTGGTCGTCTTCAACAACTCCTCGCTGAACTTCGTGGAGCTCGAGATGAAGGCGAGCGGGTTCGTCACCCACACCACCGACCTCGAGAACCCCAGCCTCGCCGGCATCGCGAAGGCGGCTGGGCTCAAGGGCTTCCGGGTCGAGAAGTCCGACGACCTGCAAGCGGTGCTGAAGGAAGCGTTCGCCTACGACGGGCCCGCCCTCATCGACATCGTCACCGAACGGCAGGAGTTGACCATCCCGCCGTCGGTCAAGCTCGACCAGGCAAAGGGCTTCGCCCTCTACGCGATGCGTACTCTGCTGTCCGGACGAGGCGACGAGCTGGTTGACCTCACCCGGGCCAACCTGCACCAGGTGTTCTGA
- a CDS encoding ABC transporter permease has protein sequence MNSEKTDWASVLGQTARKPFFWGIVAIVVLLGINLVKDPSFLAISYNANTGYLSGNVLDILRAAAPIMLIAVGMTLVVATAGIDLSVGSVMVASGAVAMQFLAGVNTPGSAGAALGAVLLALAVGAAMGLLSGVLVAYVGLQPFITTLVMMMAGRGLAKVITGGNNTKASNDAFSWIANGRVLGFPVVFVIAVVVVVLVALVIRWTALGMMIEAIGINANAARMAGIKPRGLLVTVYTVSGLLAAGAGMMSVASVMTVDVSQTGNGLEMDAILALVVGGTSLAGGKFHIGGSVVGALMITTLDKTVKFLGIASSATPAFKAAVIIILCLLQSERVRNLLLRRRRDKSTVAAPIAVATPKESVTA, from the coding sequence ATGAACAGTGAGAAGACAGACTGGGCGAGCGTCCTCGGCCAGACGGCCCGCAAGCCGTTCTTCTGGGGGATCGTCGCGATCGTGGTGCTGCTCGGGATCAACCTCGTGAAGGATCCGTCCTTCCTGGCCATCAGCTACAACGCGAACACCGGATACCTCTCCGGCAACGTCCTCGACATCCTGCGAGCCGCCGCGCCGATCATGCTCATCGCAGTGGGGATGACGCTCGTCGTCGCCACCGCCGGGATCGACCTGTCGGTCGGCTCGGTGATGGTGGCCTCCGGCGCCGTCGCGATGCAGTTCCTGGCGGGTGTCAACACACCCGGCTCGGCAGGTGCGGCGCTGGGGGCCGTTCTGCTCGCGCTCGCGGTCGGCGCGGCGATGGGTCTGCTGTCCGGTGTGCTGGTCGCGTACGTGGGGCTCCAGCCCTTCATCACCACACTGGTGATGATGATGGCCGGCCGCGGCCTCGCCAAGGTGATCACGGGCGGCAACAACACCAAGGCCTCCAACGACGCCTTCTCCTGGATCGCCAACGGACGAGTCCTCGGCTTCCCGGTGGTCTTCGTCATCGCGGTCGTGGTGGTTGTGCTGGTCGCCCTGGTCATCCGCTGGACAGCGCTGGGCATGATGATCGAGGCGATCGGCATCAACGCCAACGCGGCACGGATGGCCGGGATCAAGCCGCGCGGCCTGCTCGTCACCGTCTACACGGTCAGCGGCCTGCTCGCGGCCGGCGCGGGGATGATGTCGGTCGCATCGGTGATGACCGTGGATGTCTCCCAGACCGGCAATGGCCTGGAGATGGACGCGATCCTCGCCCTCGTCGTCGGCGGTACGTCCCTGGCCGGTGGCAAGTTCCACATCGGTGGCTCGGTCGTCGGTGCCCTGATGATCACCACGCTCGACAAGACGGTGAAGTTCCTGGGCATCGCGTCCTCGGCCACGCCGGCGTTCAAGGCCGCCGTGATCATCATCTTGTGCCTGCTGCAGTCCGAACGCGTGCGCAACCTCCTTCTGAGGCGTAGACGCGACAAGAGTACGGTCGCCGCCCCGATAGCGGTCGCGACCCCGAAAGAGAGTGTGACGGCATGA
- a CDS encoding Bcr/CflA family efflux MFS transporter, with translation MPKSDSSTPRPRQTQKADHASDQVGPALIIALAILAMVGSVSTDMFLAGLPRIRVDLNTTTATVQLTLSLFMVGMAVGQLFWGPLSDRLGRRGPLLVAVTLFALSSIAAPLATNIWMLVSIRLVQGFTGSAGVVIGRAVARDRARGIQLAKVFSFIGMVLGIAPIASPIIGGLVIGTIGWRGVLWIVFGVGVLMAISAFALIPESLPEQHRLRGGSREFFGTLGDVVRDVPFLGYTASAIFGFGAMFSYISGSSVVMQERYGLNGLQYTLCFAVNAVGMLLMGFVNSRIVGRVQPDKILRVATGVMLAGSVVLFVLGELLPNMPVWLVIVLVFVTTTVNPLIMANTSTLGLSRHRKGAGMASAFMGMLQYAVAGAVSPLVAVGGTVTLRSMSLVMVVSAALAVAGNVVTRVSLRRRGETGHMTDDSGHEQHPEPAPDSLPDSEAVPTDIQDPGSTRSVDSATERTEA, from the coding sequence GTGCCAAAATCCGACTCCTCCACCCCACGCCCCCGTCAGACCCAGAAGGCGGACCACGCGTCCGACCAAGTGGGCCCGGCGCTGATCATCGCACTCGCGATCCTGGCAATGGTCGGGTCCGTCTCCACCGACATGTTTCTCGCCGGATTGCCCCGCATCCGCGTCGACCTGAACACGACCACCGCGACGGTTCAGCTCACGCTGTCGCTGTTCATGGTCGGCATGGCGGTCGGGCAGTTGTTCTGGGGCCCGCTCTCGGATCGGCTCGGACGACGCGGCCCGTTGCTCGTCGCGGTCACGCTGTTCGCGTTGTCCAGCATCGCGGCGCCGCTCGCGACGAACATCTGGATGCTCGTCAGCATCCGTCTGGTTCAGGGATTCACCGGGTCGGCGGGCGTCGTGATCGGCCGTGCCGTCGCCCGCGACAGGGCCCGGGGCATCCAGCTCGCGAAGGTCTTCAGTTTCATCGGCATGGTGTTGGGCATCGCTCCCATCGCCTCACCGATCATCGGCGGGTTGGTGATCGGGACGATCGGATGGCGTGGCGTCCTGTGGATCGTGTTCGGAGTGGGCGTCCTCATGGCGATCTCCGCCTTCGCCCTGATTCCGGAGTCACTGCCCGAGCAGCACCGCCTTCGCGGTGGCAGCCGTGAGTTCTTCGGCACGCTCGGCGACGTGGTACGCGACGTCCCCTTCCTCGGCTACACCGCGTCCGCGATCTTCGGCTTCGGGGCGATGTTCTCCTACATCTCCGGTTCCTCGGTGGTGATGCAGGAGCGGTACGGCCTCAACGGCCTGCAATACACCCTGTGTTTCGCCGTCAATGCGGTGGGCATGCTGCTCATGGGGTTCGTGAACTCGCGCATCGTCGGACGCGTCCAGCCCGACAAGATCCTGCGCGTCGCGACAGGGGTGATGCTCGCGGGTTCCGTGGTGTTGTTCGTGCTGGGTGAACTTCTCCCGAACATGCCCGTCTGGCTGGTCATCGTGCTGGTGTTCGTCACCACCACGGTCAACCCGCTCATCATGGCGAACACCTCGACCCTCGGGCTGAGCCGCCATCGCAAGGGTGCCGGTATGGCATCCGCCTTCATGGGCATGCTGCAGTACGCCGTCGCAGGCGCGGTCTCCCCATTGGTCGCCGTGGGCGGCACAGTCACGCTGCGTTCGATGAGCCTGGTGATGGTCGTCAGCGCGGCCCTCGCCGTCGCCGGGAACGTGGTGACGCGGGTCTCGTTGCGTCGGCGTGGTGAGACGGGACACATGACCGACGACTCAGGCCACGAGCAGCACCCCGAACCCGCGCCGGACAGCCTGCCGGATTCGGAAGCCGTGCCCACCGACATTCAGGACCCGGGTTCAACGCGATCGGTCGACTCAGCCACGGAGCGCACCGAAGCGTAG
- a CDS encoding LysR family transcriptional regulator: protein MELRHLELMRDLEHYGSLTAVARATFRTPSAVSQQLRTAQRDLRVPLVEPDGRGVRLTEAGRILAEGCTDVAAALERVQARWDAFRDDLSGTVSIASLPSAATFLMARVFRALDDTGIEIVIHDHDVAEAQFASLAAEVDIVIGHSLTGRRPAGTDGLTVVALAREPLDVAMAAGHRLAGQARIRPDDLLDCEWIGVPVGYPFDTVRLAIESATGASLRIQQRLRDNRLIESLVASSECVAILPRFTTPNGGGLVLRELEGVPATRYVSAILRPDKAERRAVRRVLDELRRAGAAGPLDYASVRSVAESTDRVEPGS, encoded by the coding sequence ATGGAACTTCGGCACCTGGAACTGATGCGTGATCTGGAGCACTACGGCAGCCTCACCGCAGTTGCCCGGGCCACTTTCCGCACTCCCTCAGCGGTGTCTCAGCAGCTCAGGACCGCGCAACGCGATCTGCGGGTGCCCCTCGTCGAACCGGACGGCCGGGGGGTTCGGCTGACCGAGGCGGGGCGCATTCTTGCCGAGGGCTGCACCGACGTCGCGGCGGCTCTCGAACGGGTGCAAGCACGTTGGGACGCTTTTCGTGACGACCTGTCCGGCACGGTGTCCATCGCGTCCCTGCCCTCGGCCGCGACCTTCCTCATGGCGCGGGTGTTCCGAGCGCTCGACGATACCGGGATCGAGATCGTGATACACGATCACGACGTTGCCGAGGCCCAGTTCGCGAGCCTGGCCGCCGAGGTCGACATCGTCATCGGTCACAGCCTGACCGGCCGGCGGCCTGCGGGCACCGACGGTCTCACCGTCGTGGCCCTGGCGCGAGAACCGCTCGACGTGGCCATGGCGGCCGGGCACCGACTGGCGGGGCAAGCCCGGATCCGGCCCGACGATCTTCTCGACTGTGAGTGGATCGGCGTACCGGTCGGCTATCCGTTCGACACCGTGCGGTTGGCGATCGAGAGTGCCACCGGTGCTTCACTGCGCATCCAGCAGAGACTGCGCGACAATCGCCTGATCGAGTCGCTCGTGGCCTCCAGCGAATGCGTGGCGATCCTGCCGCGGTTCACCACTCCGAACGGCGGTGGGTTGGTTCTGCGCGAGTTGGAGGGAGTGCCCGCCACCCGTTACGTGTCCGCGATCCTGCGGCCGGACAAGGCTGAGCGCCGGGCCGTACGGCGCGTCCTCGACGAACTGCGCCGTGCCGGTGCGGCGGGTCCGCTCGACTACGCTTCGGTGCGCTCCGTGGCTGAGTCGACCGATCGCGTTGAACCCGGGTCCTGA